The following are encoded in a window of Candidatus Babeliales bacterium genomic DNA:
- a CDS encoding nucleotidyltransferase domain-containing protein, with product MNYKEIEPYHQNLIDLVTKHFPSCRLYLFGSRATQTNTPHSDIDLAIDCGQEIPSRDLSELTDAIDTLNIPFCVDVVDIHNTSPIMVEQINKYGILWKK from the coding sequence ATGAATTATAAAGAAATAGAACCATACCATCAAAACCTCATAGATCTTGTTACTAAACATTTCCCATCATGCCGTCTTTACCTTTTTGGATCACGGGCAACACAAACCAATACCCCACACTCAGATATTGATTTGGCAATTGATTGTGGACAGGAAATACCATCAAGAGATCTTTCTGAACTTACCGACGCCATTGACACACTTAATATTCCATTTTGTGTTGATGTGGTTGACATACACAATACATCACCAATCATGGTTGAACAAATTAACAAATACGGAATTTTATGGAAAAAATAA
- the acpP gene encoding acyl carrier protein → MAFSREDTLQKIQLIIADKLSMPQENIKPEATFKDLGADSLDIVEIIMSFEETFGVEIKDEDAEQIKTIAQAVDLIHQARTK, encoded by the coding sequence ATGGCATTTTCACGCGAAGACACACTACAAAAAATCCAACTTATCATTGCCGACAAATTAAGCATGCCACAAGAAAACATCAAGCCAGAGGCCACATTCAAAGATCTTGGCGCCGACTCGTTGGACATTGTAGAAATTATTATGAGCTTTGAAGAAACCTTTGGTGTTGAAATTAAAGATGAAGACGCAGAACAAATTAAAACAATTGCGCAAGCGGTTGATTTAATTCATCAAGCTCGTACCAAGTAA
- a CDS encoding beta-ketoacyl-[acyl-carrier-protein] synthase family protein → MAHKHEVVITGIGLVTPVGNDTATTWHALSNGISGITAYDLALPSTLRDVCLRKASSSSSGKAGKGFSAESGKESGGTDCGVQEKISSVLPEEPEGRLEGSKDEGSYESNVVGMPVGLVKNIQQQLNALLPAKLQSRSERFTHLALLASSQALADAGCDNNTPHDRETFGVYVGVGIGGLSTVQEAALGYAARGANGVSPLVIPKAINNIAASWVAMQHNLQGPVLGLTSACSSGADALGHAFRAVRDGYATIMLAGGAEGCATPFAMTAFDNMRALSRWQGKPEEASRPFDVQRAGFVIAEGAGMLVLERKDHALARGAHIYAQIVGYGANADAYHLTAMHPEGRGAVQAIRQALRDAGITPDQIDYINAHGTGTQMNDVVETLALKEVFGAHVDPQTPGHALVSSTKSMTGHMIAAAGGVEAGICALALEHQLIPPTINLDQPDPACTLDYVPGKAREARVRYALSNSFGFGGGNAVLVFKK, encoded by the coding sequence GTGGCGCACAAACACGAAGTTGTTATCACCGGCATTGGTTTAGTAACCCCGGTTGGTAACGACACCGCAACAACCTGGCATGCGCTGAGCAACGGGATTTCTGGCATTACTGCTTATGATTTGGCACTCCCTTCAACCCTTCGAGACGTTTGTCTTCGCAAAGCTTCGTCAAGCTCCTCAGGGAAGGCGGGAAAGGGTTTTAGCGCTGAGTCTGGCAAAGAGTCAGGGGGAACTGATTGTGGTGTACAGGAAAAAATTTCCTCCGTTCTCCCTGAGGAGCCTGAAGGGCGTCTCGAAGGGTCGAAGGACGAGGGATCTTACGAATCCAACGTTGTTGGCATGCCGGTTGGTTTGGTAAAAAATATTCAACAGCAGCTGAACGCTTTGCTGCCCGCCAAGTTACAAAGCCGCAGTGAGCGCTTTACGCACTTGGCATTGCTGGCAAGTAGCCAAGCACTGGCAGACGCTGGTTGTGACAACAACACGCCGCACGATCGAGAAACTTTTGGTGTGTACGTTGGCGTGGGGATTGGCGGCTTGAGCACCGTACAAGAAGCAGCGCTTGGTTATGCAGCGCGCGGCGCAAACGGCGTTTCGCCACTCGTTATTCCCAAAGCAATCAACAACATTGCCGCCTCCTGGGTAGCCATGCAGCACAACCTGCAAGGGCCGGTGCTGGGGCTTACCAGTGCGTGTTCGTCGGGCGCCGACGCCCTGGGCCATGCCTTTCGTGCCGTGCGCGACGGCTATGCCACCATAATGCTTGCTGGCGGGGCAGAAGGGTGTGCAACACCGTTTGCCATGACCGCTTTTGACAACATGCGTGCGCTTTCGCGTTGGCAGGGAAAGCCGGAAGAGGCAAGCAGGCCGTTTGATGTGCAGCGAGCGGGTTTTGTGATTGCTGAAGGTGCTGGCATGCTGGTACTTGAACGCAAAGACCATGCGCTGGCGCGTGGTGCGCATATTTATGCCCAGATTGTTGGGTACGGCGCCAATGCCGATGCCTACCATTTAACGGCCATGCACCCGGAAGGGCGCGGTGCTGTGCAAGCAATCAGACAAGCGTTGCGCGATGCTGGCATTACGCCTGACCAGATCGATTATATCAATGCCCACGGCACGGGAACGCAGATGAACGATGTTGTAGAAACGTTGGCACTCAAAGAGGTTTTTGGTGCACACGTTGACCCACAAACGCCTGGACATGCGTTGGTCAGCTCAACAAAGTCGATGACCGGGCACATGATTGCGGCTGCCGGCGGGGTAGAAGCGGGTATTTGTGCGTTGGCACTTGAGCATCAGCTCATACCACCAACCATTAATCTTGACCAACCGGACCCGGCTTGTACACTTGATTATGTGCCGGGCAAAGCGCGTGAAGCGCGGGTGCGCTATGCGCTTTCAAATTCGTTTGGCTTTGGTGGTGGCAACGCGGTACTAGTTTTTAAGAAGTAG
- the fabD gene encoding ACP S-malonyltransferase, which yields MKKIGMLFPGQGAQTLGMGKEFYDKERVVQELFEEASNCLDNNFVRLCFASSDNELRGTVNAQASIFLVSTAIAQLLKERYGVQPDIVAGHSSGEYAALFAAGGMTFPDALYLLKKRATFMEEATLEARGTMVAVIGLSYDKLNEICKKHDVPESLEHVAQIVNYNNSKQLVVSGTVQTLEKVIDDARAAGGKIIELDVAGAFHSRLMDNAAQQFAQYMVKVDFKDLHVPLVTNVDAAVATTGAQVHEALQKHMNSPVLWWPSMQHFKDCDVIIEVGPGIAYAKMLRREWPDKEIISINDQSDIEKLLEILGKVVEKHEHKDGCNAEYCAEDELVVVEPVVEVAQEVVQDAAPVQDDATVLE from the coding sequence ATGAAAAAAATAGGTATGCTTTTCCCCGGTCAGGGCGCGCAAACGCTGGGCATGGGAAAAGAATTTTATGATAAAGAACGCGTGGTGCAAGAGTTATTTGAAGAAGCATCAAATTGTTTGGACAACAATTTTGTCCGGCTTTGTTTTGCTTCATCAGACAATGAATTGCGCGGAACGGTTAATGCGCAAGCCTCAATTTTTTTAGTGAGTACCGCCATTGCTCAGCTCCTTAAAGAACGCTACGGCGTGCAGCCAGACATTGTTGCTGGTCACAGTTCTGGCGAATACGCAGCACTGTTTGCAGCTGGTGGTATGACATTTCCCGATGCTCTTTATCTTTTAAAAAAGCGTGCTACGTTTATGGAAGAAGCAACGCTAGAAGCCCGCGGTACCATGGTTGCCGTGATTGGTTTGTCGTATGATAAACTTAATGAAATTTGTAAAAAACACGATGTTCCAGAAAGCTTGGAACATGTTGCTCAAATTGTAAACTATAACAACAGCAAACAGCTTGTTGTTTCTGGTACGGTTCAAACGCTTGAAAAAGTTATTGATGATGCTCGTGCCGCTGGTGGCAAAATTATCGAACTTGATGTTGCCGGTGCCTTTCACTCCCGTCTCATGGACAATGCTGCCCAACAATTTGCGCAGTACATGGTCAAAGTTGATTTCAAAGATCTCCACGTTCCTCTTGTTACTAACGTTGATGCTGCTGTTGCAACCACGGGGGCGCAGGTGCATGAAGCACTACAAAAACATATGAACAGTCCAGTGTTGTGGTGGCCAAGCATGCAGCATTTTAAAGATTGTGATGTTATTATTGAAGTAGGGCCTGGTATTGCCTATGCAAAGATGTTGCGGCGCGAATGGCCAGACAAAGAAATTATCTCAATTAATGATCAAAGCGATATTGAAAAGCTGTTAGAAATTCTTGGCAAGGTTGTTGAAAAGCACGAGCACAAAGATGGTTGCAATGCTGAGTACTGCGCTGAAGACGAGCTGGTTGTTGTTGAGCCGGTTGTTGAAGTGGCGCAAGAAGTTGTGCAAGATGCTGCGCCTGTGCAAGATGATGCTACTGTTCTGGAATAA
- a CDS encoding ATP-binding protein produces the protein MHIKRKITQNLLEASSEFPVVAVLGPRQSGKTTLVQSAFPEKRYVSLEDYDIRALAEEDPRRFLTDYPNEAGIILDEIQHTPKLLSYMQTMVDREKKNGFFIVTGSQNFLVDEAITQTLAGRMAVLTLLPLSLQELEEASLLPEKIDTALYRGFYPKAHAEKVSVDRLYSNYLRLYVERDVRQIKNVADLSLFQKFMRLCAGRTGQILNFTSLGNDCGVTHSTVSAWISLLEASYVIFLLYPYYENYGKRIIKSPKLYFVDSGIACSLLKIRSAEELADHYLRGNLIESMIITDLLKQQHNREQQPSLYFWRDQTGHEIDCIIDTSRYPIPLEIKASSTVATDFFTGLKTWQEIVENKENPKYLVYGGAQNQTWPQAEVLSWRSVGGLIDTI, from the coding sequence ATGCACATAAAACGCAAAATTACGCAAAATTTACTCGAAGCCTCTTCAGAGTTCCCCGTTGTTGCCGTTTTGGGCCCCCGCCAATCTGGCAAGACAACATTGGTACAATCAGCCTTTCCTGAAAAGCGCTATGTTTCTTTGGAAGATTATGACATACGCGCTCTGGCAGAAGAAGACCCACGCAGATTTTTGACCGATTATCCAAACGAAGCTGGTATTATTTTGGATGAAATTCAACACACACCAAAGCTTTTGTCGTACATGCAAACAATGGTTGATCGCGAAAAAAAGAATGGTTTTTTTATTGTTACCGGATCACAAAATTTTTTAGTAGATGAAGCAATAACACAAACACTTGCTGGACGGATGGCCGTGCTTACTTTGCTTCCATTATCGCTACAAGAACTTGAAGAAGCATCACTGTTACCAGAAAAAATTGATACGGCTCTGTACCGCGGTTTTTATCCAAAAGCGCATGCAGAAAAAGTTTCAGTTGATCGTTTGTACAGCAACTATCTACGTTTGTATGTTGAGCGCGACGTGCGCCAAATTAAAAATGTGGCGGATTTGAGCTTGTTCCAAAAGTTTATGCGCCTGTGCGCTGGACGCACTGGTCAAATACTCAATTTTACCTCACTAGGCAATGATTGCGGCGTTACGCACAGCACCGTGAGCGCATGGATCTCGCTGCTTGAAGCGAGCTACGTTATTTTTTTGCTGTACCCGTATTATGAAAATTATGGCAAACGAATCATTAAATCACCAAAACTTTATTTTGTTGATTCTGGCATTGCCTGCTCGTTACTCAAAATTCGTTCTGCTGAAGAGCTGGCCGACCACTATTTGCGCGGCAACCTGATTGAATCGATGATTATTACTGATTTATTGAAACAGCAACATAATCGCGAGCAACAACCAAGTCTTTATTTTTGGCGCGACCAAACCGGTCATGAAATTGATTGTATTATTGATACCTCTCGCTACCCAATCCCACTTGAAATTAAAGCCAGCTCAACGGTAGCAACTGACTTTTTTACGGGACTTAAAACTTGGCAAGAGATTGTTGAAAACAAAGAAAACCCCAAGTACTTAGTGTACGGAGGTGCGCAAAACCAAACGTGGCCACAGGCAGAAGTGCTCAGCTGGCGATCAGTTGGCGGGCTTATTGATACGATTTAA
- the fabG gene encoding 3-oxoacyl-ACP reductase FabG yields MAALFLRFHVRSGIATRTVEMYCMVTGGAQGIGRAITSLFLQRGDRVVVLDCLDAATQQVSSLLQEGAEYVMCDISSAASVQQAFFYVDQQKIRLDVLVNNAGISRDALAVRMREADWDAVFNVNLKGAFLCSQQALKRMMVANDGAGHQRKPAYIVNMSSVVALTGNAGQAAYAASKAGLIALTKSLAHEYANRNILVNAVAPGFIETAMTQRLSDDVQKNIFERIPLKRFGTVEDVAQMVGFLTSGRADYVTAQVLSVNGGMY; encoded by the coding sequence GTGGCAGCGCTATTTTTACGATTTCACGTACGCAGCGGCATTGCAACGAGGACGGTAGAAATGTACTGCATGGTAACCGGTGGGGCGCAGGGCATTGGCCGCGCAATCACATCACTTTTTTTGCAACGAGGCGACCGTGTTGTGGTGCTTGATTGTCTTGATGCAGCAACGCAACAGGTAAGCTCGCTGCTTCAAGAAGGCGCTGAATATGTTATGTGTGATATCTCTTCTGCTGCGTCGGTGCAGCAAGCATTTTTCTATGTCGATCAACAAAAAATACGTCTCGATGTTTTAGTAAACAACGCGGGCATTTCGCGCGACGCCTTGGCAGTGCGCATGCGCGAGGCCGACTGGGACGCTGTTTTTAACGTGAATCTTAAAGGTGCTTTTTTGTGCTCACAGCAAGCGCTCAAGCGTATGATGGTTGCAAATGATGGTGCTGGGCACCAGCGCAAGCCTGCGTACATTGTGAATATGAGCTCGGTTGTGGCACTCACTGGTAATGCCGGTCAAGCGGCTTATGCTGCCAGCAAGGCAGGTTTAATTGCACTCACCAAATCACTTGCGCACGAATATGCCAATCGCAATATTTTAGTAAATGCCGTAGCACCTGGTTTTATTGAAACGGCAATGACGCAGCGGTTGTCTGATGACGTTCAAAAAAATATCTTTGAGCGTATCCCGCTCAAGCGCTTTGGCACGGTTGAAGACGTTGCGCAGATGGTTGGCTTTTTGACGTCTGGTAGGGCGGATTATGTGACCGCTCAGGTGCTGAGTGTTAATGGTGGGATGTATTAA
- a CDS encoding nucleotidyltransferase substrate binding protein yields MEKITGIEKLMVKQTTMLQALSGLKEEIDSLNKICKNESSDEKLIRTYRNSVTKLFEISFDLFWKYVKEYLWGMHGIEQQSPKSVFRECFKLDFTNKTETAHLLDIVDDRNRLVHTYNEEVAIKISYKIPRYYDLMKKLVDAMKV; encoded by the coding sequence ATGGAAAAAATAACCGGTATCGAAAAATTAATGGTAAAACAAACAACAATGTTACAAGCACTTTCAGGACTTAAGGAAGAAATAGATTCCTTAAACAAAATCTGCAAGAATGAATCGAGCGATGAAAAATTGATACGTACGTATCGCAATTCTGTAACAAAACTTTTTGAAATATCCTTCGATCTTTTCTGGAAATACGTAAAAGAATATCTTTGGGGCATGCACGGCATTGAACAACAATCCCCCAAAAGCGTTTTTCGCGAATGTTTCAAACTAGATTTCACCAACAAAACAGAAACGGCACATCTTTTGGATATCGTTGATGACCGCAATAGACTGGTGCATACCTACAACGAAGAAGTTGCTATCAAAATCTCTTACAAAATTCCACGGTACTATGATTTGATGAAAAAATTAGTTGACGCTATGAAGGTTTAA
- a CDS encoding Rpn family recombination-promoting nuclease/putative transposase has translation MLFLDPMSDIAFKKLFGDQAKQEIVISFLNSVLGCKEGEKIVSVVITDPYNTPDTKWLKTSIVDVRCVDQSGRNYIIELQVECQNDYPERSQYYAALAMARQLKIGGQYGSVMPVIFVGVLDFNIFEEPDYLTHHKILNTKTYAHSLRHLEFHFIELQKFNKTLEQLDDVIDKWIYLLKNAATLNTIPKQLKTPMVLEEAMEVLEEGNMSPAELTAYDRFVDARRVAESVKETQIMMGREQGRAQGRAQGREQGREEAQRDMVLKMLSKLSINQVADITGLSVDEIKKIKALKK, from the coding sequence ATGCTTTTTTTAGATCCAATGAGCGATATTGCATTTAAAAAACTTTTTGGTGATCAGGCAAAGCAAGAAATTGTTATAAGCTTTTTGAATAGCGTTTTGGGGTGTAAAGAAGGGGAAAAGATTGTTAGTGTGGTGATTACCGATCCCTACAATACGCCCGATACAAAGTGGCTTAAAACAAGCATCGTTGACGTTCGATGTGTTGATCAAAGTGGGCGAAATTATATAATTGAGCTGCAAGTTGAATGTCAAAACGACTACCCTGAACGAAGCCAATATTATGCAGCACTGGCAATGGCACGACAACTTAAAATTGGTGGTCAATACGGCAGCGTTATGCCAGTAATTTTTGTTGGTGTTCTTGACTTCAATATCTTTGAAGAACCAGATTACCTTACTCACCATAAAATTCTTAATACCAAAACCTATGCACATTCGTTGCGCCACTTAGAGTTTCATTTTATTGAGTTGCAAAAATTTAACAAAACACTTGAGCAACTTGACGACGTTATAGATAAATGGATTTATCTTTTAAAAAATGCTGCAACATTAAATACCATTCCTAAACAGCTTAAAACCCCTATGGTTTTGGAAGAAGCGATGGAAGTACTTGAAGAAGGAAACATGTCGCCAGCTGAGCTTACCGCGTATGATCGCTTTGTTGATGCACGCAGGGTTGCTGAAAGTGTTAAAGAAACGCAAATAATGATGGGTAGAGAGCAGGGTAGAGCTCAGGGTAGGGCTCAAGGTAGGGAGCAGGGTAGAGAAGAAGCCCAACGAGACATGGTTCTAAAAATGTTATCAAAGCTCAGTATCAATCAAGTTGCAGATATTACCGGTTTATCTGTTGATGAAATTAAAAAAATCAAAGCTCTGAAAAAATAG
- a CDS encoding cation-translocating P-type ATPase produces the protein MKTYNVLYGSYILVISVAFGLMLANQAPASVFGMYGLLFIALVPIVIDALKDLYNKKITTELFLIFATGVALAAHEEQAIIVVLIIMHLAKYAEEFIKEKTGRAIESLIRLVPTNVTAVINGHEQVLEVGNVQPNMRLIIKTGEQIPVDGIIVDGQASINESFLTGESTPLEKGIKDPVFAGTFVQAGSVVVVVGKVGSETHFGKISRLLEQAEKEKAAIVSVTNRAALVVVQLMMVFIGIVWFLTGNLSLVTTLLVFGSPIELTLITPLAILAATAAAFRSGILIKGGSALEHFSDVDILIFDKTGTLTIGQPEVVSIESLNQSYSEDDIVTIAAMMEKRSGHVLAKAILQRAAQNNREIPDPDRYESVTGHGIEVEHAGKKYVLGSQHFIEAPEHANIHIPESLLATQDSSSTFFYLACDNQLCGRIGVADSMRPEAKSTIDQLKKFGIKKVMLLSGDRLEVAQHVAAQLGIETVFGQVDPDEKLRIIKDLQQKGHKVAMIGDGINDAPALVQADVGIAMGAMGMEPAIQAADIVLMANNVQGVVFVYALSRKVFRLILQNIFVGLAAVHIFGIVLALFNVVTPIEAALFHAVTDLFILVNSARLIRFKLD, from the coding sequence ATGAAAACGTATAACGTTCTTTACGGTAGTTATATTCTGGTTATATCAGTTGCGTTTGGGCTTATGCTGGCCAATCAAGCACCGGCAAGCGTGTTTGGTATGTATGGCCTACTTTTTATTGCATTGGTTCCCATTGTCATTGATGCACTTAAAGATTTATACAACAAAAAAATTACCACCGAGTTATTTTTGATTTTTGCTACCGGCGTTGCGCTGGCAGCTCATGAAGAACAGGCAATTATCGTTGTTCTGATTATTATGCATCTGGCAAAGTATGCGGAAGAGTTTATTAAAGAAAAAACGGGTAGGGCGATTGAAAGCCTGATTCGTTTGGTTCCAACCAACGTAACCGCGGTTATTAATGGCCATGAGCAGGTGTTAGAAGTGGGCAACGTGCAGCCAAACATGCGTTTGATTATAAAAACAGGTGAGCAAATTCCCGTTGATGGCATTATTGTTGATGGTCAGGCCAGCATTAATGAATCGTTTTTAACCGGAGAAAGTACGCCGCTGGAAAAAGGGATTAAAGATCCGGTGTTTGCCGGCACCTTTGTTCAAGCGGGTAGTGTTGTGGTGGTGGTTGGCAAGGTTGGTTCCGAAACGCATTTTGGCAAAATTAGCCGCCTGCTTGAGCAAGCAGAAAAGGAAAAAGCAGCGATTGTTTCGGTAACCAATCGTGCAGCATTAGTGGTGGTACAGCTGATGATGGTGTTTATTGGCATTGTCTGGTTTTTAACCGGCAATCTCTCGCTGGTGACTACTTTGCTGGTTTTTGGATCTCCCATCGAATTAACGCTCATTACGCCACTTGCCATTTTGGCGGCAACAGCAGCTGCTTTTCGTTCGGGCATTTTAATTAAAGGTGGTAGTGCATTGGAGCATTTTTCTGATGTTGATATTCTCATTTTTGACAAAACGGGAACACTGACTATTGGCCAACCTGAGGTTGTTTCTATAGAATCGCTCAATCAATCGTATTCTGAAGATGATATTGTAACAATTGCGGCAATGATGGAAAAACGTTCAGGGCATGTGCTTGCCAAGGCAATTTTGCAGCGCGCTGCCCAAAATAATAGAGAGATCCCAGATCCGGACCGCTACGAATCGGTAACTGGGCATGGTATTGAGGTTGAGCATGCCGGCAAAAAATATGTGCTGGGCAGCCAGCATTTTATTGAAGCGCCCGAGCATGCCAATATTCATATTCCTGAATCATTGCTTGCAACGCAAGATTCCAGTTCTACTTTCTTTTATTTGGCATGCGATAATCAATTGTGCGGGAGAATTGGCGTTGCCGATTCAATGAGGCCTGAAGCAAAAAGTACGATTGATCAACTCAAAAAATTTGGGATTAAAAAAGTGATGTTGTTGAGTGGTGATCGTCTTGAAGTTGCGCAACATGTTGCTGCTCAGTTGGGCATAGAAACGGTTTTTGGCCAGGTTGATCCTGATGAAAAGTTGCGTATCATCAAAGATTTGCAGCAAAAAGGGCACAAGGTTGCCATGATTGGCGATGGCATTAACGATGCTCCCGCGCTGGTGCAAGCAGATGTTGGTATTGCGATGGGTGCCATGGGCATGGAGCCTGCAATTCAGGCAGCAGACATTGTTTTGATGGCAAACAATGTGCAGGGCGTTGTGTTTGTATATGCGCTCTCCCGTAAGGTTTTTCGCTTGATTTTGCAAAATATTTTTGTTGGGCTTGCAGCGGTGCACATTTTTGGTATAGTTCTTGCGTTGTTTAATGTGGTTACGCCCATTGAAGCGGCGTTGTTTCATGCTGTTACAGATCTTTTTATTTTAGTGAATTCAGCACGACTTATTCGATTTAAGCTTGATTAA